Proteins co-encoded in one Arachis hypogaea cultivar Tifrunner chromosome 11, arahy.Tifrunner.gnm2.J5K5, whole genome shotgun sequence genomic window:
- the LOC112720096 gene encoding BTB/POZ domain-containing protein At1g55760: MSDSAYKVDTTSRLAQWRIDNLASCTYRKSDPFKIGKWNWHLSVEKNRVLFVKLYPEISNLTRDNPPIASFIIRVVSSVGDRKSLTHPEIRDKLIKSNEDFVWAIEVPLTGKFIIDVEFLDLKTASPNGEEPCSIWAAGFTQQRSNATALETLGKMLTEGIHTDITINASDGSIGAHRAVLAAQSPVFCSMFSHDLKEKELSTVNIQDMSIEACQALLNYLYGIIKNDEFLMHRLALLHAADKYDISDLREACHESLLEDIDTKNVLERLQNASLYRLMKLKMSCIRYLVKFGKVFEIRDDFNCFMQNADRDLIAEVFHEVLDAWKGF, encoded by the exons ATGAGCGATTCTGCTTACAAGGTCGACACCACCTCCCGCCTTGCTCAATGGCGAATCGACAACTTGGCCTCTTGCACTTACCGCAAATCCGATCCTTTCAAGATCGGAAAATGGAACTG GCATTTGTCTGTGGAGAAGAACAGGGTTTTGTTTGTTAAATTGTATCCAGAAATTTCGAATCTAACACGAGATAACCCCCCGATTGCGTCCTTCATCATTAGGGTGGTTAGTTCTGTTGGAGATCGCAAGTCCCTCACTCATCCAG AGATAAGAGATAAGCTGATAAAGAGCAACGAGGACTTTGTTTGGGCAATTGAGGTTCCACTAACTGGGAAATTCATTATCGACGTTGAGTTCCTTGATTTGAAGACTGCATCCCCAAAC GGTGAGGAACCTTGTTCTATTTGGGCTGCGGGTTTTACTCAGCAAAGATCAAATGCGACGGCGCTTGAGACTCTGGGTAAAATGCTAACAGAAGGGATTCACACAGACATAACCATCAATGCTTCGGACGGAAGCATAGGAGCTCACAGGGCAGTTCTGGCTGCCCAGTCGCCTGTGTTTTGCAGCATGTTTTCGCATGATCTCAAGGAGAAAGAGCTGTCAACTGTCAACATCCAAGACATGTCGATTGAAGCTTGCCAGGCACTTCTAAATTATCTCTATGGGATCATTAAGAATGACGAGTTTTTGATGCATAGATTAGCCCTTCTACATGCTGCTGATAAATATGACATATCTGACTTGAGAGAGGCATGTCATGAGAGTCTTCTAGAAGACATTGACACGAAAAATGTCCTCGAGAGGCTCCAGAATGCGTCGCTGTATCGGCTGATGAAACTGAAGATGAGCTGTATTAGATATCTTGTGAAATTTGGTAAGGTATTCGAAATTCGCGATGATTTCAATTGctttatgcaaaatgcagataGGGATTTGATTGCTGAAGTCTTCCATGAAGTTCTTGATGCATGGAAAGGATTCTGA